The DNA region CGCTTCGGCATCGAGACGGTGGAAGACCTCCTCTACCACTTGCCGTTCCGGTACGAAGACCGGCGCACCGTCACCCCGATTCGCGCGTTGCGAATCGGAGAAACGGCCACGGTGGTGGGCGAGCTGGTGTCGCTACAAGAGCGTTTCGTCGGGCGGGTCCAACGCCATGTTCTGCAAGGCGTGTTGCGCGATGCCACCGGCTCGCTCGCACTGGTGTGGTTCCACCAGCTCCCGTTCTTTAAGAACAACCTGGTGGTGGGCGAACGCTACCGCGTGTACGGCCGGGTGGAGGGCAGCTACCGCTTCACGCTGCAGATGGCGCATCCAGACGTGGAGGCGGAAAGCGTGGCCGCCAAGCAGCAATCGCGCGTACTGCCGGTGTACCAAAAGCCCGGACGCATGGCGCTCACCACAATGCGGCGCATTGTGCAGCAGGCAGTGCAAGATTTTGCTTCCTACCTCCCGAGCGTGCTTCCGGCTGAGCTCGTGGCCGAGATGGGTGTGATGGATTTGACGGCGGCGATGGAGCAACTCCACCTGCCCGACAACAACGCCGATGTAGAAGCCCTCAACCTGTTTCGTTCGCTCGCGCACCGCTCGCTCGTCTTCGATGAACTCTTTTTTCTGCAGCTCGGCATGCAACTGCGGCGCCGCTCGGTGGAAAAAGAGAAGAGTCTCGTGTTCGACGACGGCGGGGCACTCGCGCAAGATTTCTTGCGCCGGCTGCCGTTTGCTCTGACCGCCGCACAACAACGGGTGATTCGCGAAATCACCAGCGATCTCCAGCGCGGCCACCCCATGCACCGGCTCGTGCAGGGCGATGTGGGAAGCGGCAAAACCGTGGTTGCGCTCTACGCCGCGCTGGTGGCGATTGCCAACGGAGCGCAGTGCGCGTTCATGGCGCCGACGGAGCTTTTGGCGGAGCAGCATTATCGAACGATCACCCGGCTTGCCGAGGGGCTGCCGGTGCGCGTGGCGTTGCTCACCGGGGCGGTGCGCCGCCGCGAGCGCGAGCCCCTGCTGCGCGAGATTGCTGCCGGCGACATTCACCTGGTGGTGGGAACGCATGCGCTCATCCAGGAGGGGGTGCGCTTTGCCAACTTGGGCCTCGGGGTGATCGACGAGCAGCATCGCTTTGGTGTTTTGCAACGCGCGGCATTGCACCGCCTGGGGTGCCGTGGCGAGGCGAGCCCGCACATCCTGCTCATGACTGCAACGCCGATTCCGCGCACGCTGACGATGACCTTGTACGGCGATCTCGATGTGTCCCTCCTCGATGAACTGCCCCCCGGACGGAAACCGGTGCAGACGTTTTTGCGCGGCGAGGCCGAGCGTGCGGAGGTGTATGCGCTGGTCAAGCGCGAGCTCGACCGCGGGCGGCAAGCGTACATCGTCTACCCGCTTGTGGAGGGGGGTGACGACTCGGAACTGCGCGACGCCACGACCATGGCCAAGGAGCTCGCGCGCACGGTGTTCCAGGGCTACCGCGTGGGCCTCGTGCATGGCCGCATGAAACCGGCGGAAAAGGATGCTGTGATGCGCCGCTTTCAGGCGGGCGAGGTGCAGTTGCTCGTGAGCACGACGGTGATCGAAGTGGGCATCGATGTGCCCAATGCTACCGTGATGGTGGTGGAGCACGCCGAGCGGTTCGGATTGTCGCAGTTGCATCAGTTGCGTGGCCGGGTGGGGCGCGGTGCAGACGAATCCTATTGCATCCTATTGGCATCGTACCGCCGTGGCGACGACACCGAGCGGCGCCTGCAAGCGATGAAAATTACCGACGGCTTTCAGATTGCCGAGATCGACTTGGAGCTGCGCGGCCCCGGGGAGCTGCTCGGGACGCGACAAGCCGGGGTGCCGGATTTTCGCGTGGCGAACGTCGTGCGCGATCGCGTCGTGCTCGAACAAGCGCGGGCAGCAGCGGAGCAGTGGCTGGCGAAGGACCCGGAATTGCGCTTGCCGGAATCGCGCCTTTTGCGGGCGGTGCTTAAACACCGCTGGGCGGACCGCTTGGAGTTGGCGCAAAT from Candidatus Binatia bacterium includes:
- the recG gene encoding ATP-dependent DNA helicase RecG; its protein translation is MQGQKVTPSEAAPAAQPGQAGISAELAQFLEAVRAPLRFLAQASPEVASRTEFPAAELAQQGRALLSGLATAAQRGALAALCAALERVYAVPASERGAMIARCRAELGALETALAAPPADVAYRRFTGNLERSFELLSRPVQFLKGVGPQRAQDLQRFGIETVEDLLYHLPFRYEDRRTVTPIRALRIGETATVVGELVSLQERFVGRVQRHVLQGVLRDATGSLALVWFHQLPFFKNNLVVGERYRVYGRVEGSYRFTLQMAHPDVEAESVAAKQQSRVLPVYQKPGRMALTTMRRIVQQAVQDFASYLPSVLPAELVAEMGVMDLTAAMEQLHLPDNNADVEALNLFRSLAHRSLVFDELFFLQLGMQLRRRSVEKEKSLVFDDGGALAQDFLRRLPFALTAAQQRVIREITSDLQRGHPMHRLVQGDVGSGKTVVALYAALVAIANGAQCAFMAPTELLAEQHYRTITRLAEGLPVRVALLTGAVRRREREPLLREIAAGDIHLVVGTHALIQEGVRFANLGLGVIDEQHRFGVLQRAALHRLGCRGEASPHILLMTATPIPRTLTMTLYGDLDVSLLDELPPGRKPVQTFLRGEAERAEVYALVKRELDRGRQAYIVYPLVEGGDDSELRDATTMAKELARTVFQGYRVGLVHGRMKPAEKDAVMRRFQAGEVQLLVSTTVIEVGIDVPNATVMVVEHAERFGLSQLHQLRGRVGRGADESYCILLASYRRGDDTERRLQAMKITDGFQIAEIDLELRGPGELLGTRQAGVPDFRVANVVRDRVVLEQARAAAEQWLAKDPELRLPESRLLRAVLKHRWADRLELAQIG